From Sceloporus undulatus isolate JIND9_A2432 ecotype Alabama chromosome 6, SceUnd_v1.1, whole genome shotgun sequence, one genomic window encodes:
- the CTXND1 gene encoding cortexin domain-containing 1, with the protein MEGPTPEPAFVDVDKGLTLACFVFLCLFLIVMIIRCAKVIMDPYSAIPTSTWEEQHLDD; encoded by the coding sequence ATGGAAGGACCTACACCCGAACCTGCCTTTGTTGATGTGGACAAGGGACTAACCTTAGCatgctttgtcttcctttgccTCTTCTTGATCGTCATGATTATCCGTTGTGCAAAAGTCATCATGGACCCTTACAGCGCCATCCCAACATCCACCTGGGAGGAGCAGCACCTGGATGACTGA
- the LOC121934037 gene encoding chromodomain-helicase-DNA-binding protein 2-like: protein MLLQAQANNRDSGIEMKRSLQKPAGSQSKTEAMHDAKRPDLQGTSQSIPQYTVDGFSDAELRRFVKSYVKFAVPLERLEFVARDAQLVDKSLADLKHLGELLHNSCASAIQGYEKQLKDNPPEDKGPGKTKGAFIKIGGVKVNAKVISQYEQEMEMLQRTIPTDPEERAKFCLTCQPKAANFDVEWGLEDDSHLLLGTYKHGYENWELIKSDPELKLTKKILPAETDKKPQGKQLQDRVDYLLDLVQKENKKKESVEEKKEEDGQDKSPAKKKQKKANQEDQEKQAAIKKKKDEKEGIKTKDKIEKPKDSKGKAGDKGNPWQGPVHVTARSKPIPMAGKEEEEEEEQEGNLNVATFDICKEWMRPVKKALHEFEKPGKELSVPEQMEHTHLLKIGDHIRKCLNFFSEEEDRALWRWNLWVFVSKFTESHARKLHRDYKMACRKRAKDEEDKKKKESEGVKKPVQPEPSGTSQVFGVPQIPPSPPQKVQQSPSPPPQMQGHQHDNYNDPNQRHSNGAAKRCIWQDQKYSYYRSGNRAWRCLRGDEYKQPWDYGDRQPHREPSRSWGNSSCKQQADQSNSDREHWGHRDSYNRYDQNSKRRPSDACPSQNNPQQDFRQVSDPRLSISYQSQGPLGHYHSCHPEKATGDKKMLPPPQCEVSGPSAPPAKKCCHEPLFVYRSPLAGLYKEPKSLGYNWNWKPRRPTSE from the exons ATG CTCTTGCAGGCTCAGGCCAATAATAGAGATTCAGGCATTGAAATGAAGAGGAGTCTGCAGAAACCGGCTGGCTCACAGAGCAAGACAGAGGCCATGCATGATGCCAAGAGGCCAGACCTCCAAGGGACGTCCCAGAGCATCCCACAGTACACAGTAGATGGATTCTCGGATGCTGAACTCAGGAG GTTTGTTAAATCCTATGTGAAGTTTGCAGTTCCCTTGGAGCG TCTTGAGTTTGTTGCCCGAGATGCGCAGCTGGTAGATAAGTCTCTGGCTGATCTGAAACATTTGGGGGAGCTTCTTCACAACAGTTGTGCCTCAGCCATACAGGGATATGAAAAACAGTTGAAAGACAACCCACCAGAAG ACAAAGGACCAGGAAAGACAAAAGGTGCCTTTATTAAGATCGGTGGTGTCAAAGTGAATGCCAAAGTCATTAGCCAATATGAACAAGAGATGGAAATGTTGCAGCGGACAATTCCTACTGACCCAGAGGAAAGAGCCAA GTTTTGTCTGACCTGCCAACccaaagcagccaattttgatGTCGAATGGGGCCTGGAGGACGACTCACATTTACTTCTGGGAACTTACAAGCATGGCTATGAGAATTGGGAGCTCATCAAATCTGACCCAGAGCTCAAACTGACCAAAAAG ATCTTGCCAGCTGAGACAGACAAAAAGCCACAAGGGAAGCAGCTCCAAGACCGGGTGGACTACCTGCTGGATTTGGTCcagaaagagaacaagaaaaaggagagtgtggaagagaaaaaagag GAGGATGGACAGGATAAGAGCCCTgcgaaaaagaagcagaagaaagcaaACCAAGAAGATCAAGAGAAACAGGCTGCAATCAAGAAGAAAAAGgatgagaaggaaggaataaaaacaaAGGACAAAATAGAGAAG CCCAAAGACAGTAAGGGGAAAGCTGGAGACAAAGGGAACCCATGGCAGGGCCCTGTCCACGTTACAGCCAGAAGCAAGCCCATCCCTAtggcaggaaaggaggaggaggaggaagaagaacaggaggGAAATTTAAACGTGGCGACTTTTGACATt TGCAAAGAGTGGATGCGGCCAGTCAAGAAGGCCCTGCATGAGTTTGAAAAACCGGGCAAAGAGCTCTCAGTGCCAGAACAGATGGAGCACACCCATCTGTTGAAGATAGGCGACCACATCCGCAAgtgcttgaattttttttctgaagagGAGGACAGGGCTCTCTGGCGATG GAACCTGTGGGTATTTGTATCAAAGTTTACTGAATCTCACGCGAGGAAGTTGCACAGGGATTACAAGATGGCATGCAGAAAGCGGGCCAAGGATGAGGAG gataagaagaagaaggagtcgGAGGGAGTCAAGAAGCCAGTTCAGCCAGAGCCTTCTGGGACCAGCCAGGTTTTTGGAGTCCCTCAGATACCTCCTAGTCCTCCTCAGAAGGTCCAGcagtctccttctcctcctccccagatGCAGGGACACCAGCATGACAACTACAATGACCCAAACCAAAGACATTCCAATGGTGCAG CAAAGAGATGCATCTGGCAGGACCAGAAGTACAGCTACTATCGCAGTGGCAACCGAGCCTGGCGTTGCCTACGTGGAGATGAATATAAACAACCCTGGGACTATGGAGACCGCCAACCACACAGGGAGCCTAGCCGCAGCTGGGGCAATTCATCCTGCAAGCAGCAAGCGGATCAGTCCAACAGTGACCGAGAGCACTGGGGCCACAGGGACTCTTATAACAG GTATGACCAAAACTCCAAGCGGAGACCATCAGATGCATGCCCGTCTCAGAACAATCCACAGCAGGATTTTAGACAAGTATCTGACCCCAGGCTTTCCATCAGCTACCAAAGCCAGGGGCCTTTAGGCCATTACCACTCTTGCCATCCAGAGAAAGCCACTGGTGACAAGAAAATGCTCCCACCTCCTCAGTGTGAAGTCTCAGGCCCAAGTGCTCCACCTGCAAAGAAGTGCTGCCATGAACCTCTCTTTGTATACCGGTCTCCCCTAGCAGGTTTATATAAAGAGCCGAAAAGTCTAGGATATAACTGGAACTGGAAACCGAGGAgacccacctctgaataa